ATATGGGATGGGGAGAATGTCCATCTGTACTTATTTGGCTCAAAGGAGCCTGAATTGCCGGAGCCGCAAGGTGACTATAGCAAATGAAATCCTCATGCTTCTTCGTGCAAATAAGAAATATTCAAAAGAGGTTTCTCTATTTGAACCCATCGGCGTAGACAAGGATGGAGAGACTGTGAGTCTGGTAGATGTCATTGAAATGGAAAATAAGGAGACATTGGAAACCATTATTTTAAAACAGGATATTAAGGAGCTGTATGAGGCCTTTGACAGCTGCCTTAAGGAAAATGAAAAAACCATAATCAGAATGCGGTACGGGCTGCATGGAGGAAAGGAATATACGCAGCGGGAGATAGCGGATGTAATGGGAATATCCAGGTCCTACGTATCCCGGCTGGAAAAAAAAGCTTTGGAGCGGCTGAGAGACGAACTTAGAAAAAATAGTATCTAAGAATGAAATTATAAAAAATATGTAAAATGAATAAAATTTCATTGACTTTTTAGAAAAAAACTGGTATAGTTCAAATAAGGATATATTAAGTGGATTGTTACTGGAAAGCAGGCAAAACCAATTTTGATCATGGAAAATGGAATTCTTTTTTCGTGATTAAAGTTGGTTTTTTATTTTATAGGATGGGACATTGTATGAAAATTGACAAAATAATCAATAACAATATTGTCAGTGCTCTGGAGCCGGATGGAAAAGAAATTATAGTCATGGGCAGGGGGATCGGATTCGGCATGAAGCCGGGGAAGGAAATCCCGGAAGGCGCAGTTGAAAAGGTATTCCGTCTGGACAGCCAGAACAATGTTGACAAATTTAAAGAATTGCTGGTGAACCTTCCCCTTGAGCACATCCAGGTTTCTGCGGAAATCATAAATTACGCAAAAAGCGTATTAAACAGGACTCTTAATCAAAACATATACATAACGCTGACAGATCACATCAATTTTGCCATTCACCGATTTAAGCAGAAAATGAAATTCTCAAACCCTCTGCTTAATGAGATAAAGACCTTTTACAAAGAGGAGTACCTGATCGGTGAATATGCCATAGCATTAATTGACCGCAGGATAGGGATATCCCTTCCTGTTGATGAGGCAGGGTTCATTGCGTTTCATATCGTCAATGCGGAATTCAATACCGCCATGCGCGATACCATTGATATCACGAACCTGATTCAGAATACGGTAGGGATAGTGAAAGATTATTTTTCAATGGAGCCTGATGAAATGTCCTTAAACTATCAGCGGTTTGTTACCCATTTAAGATTTCTGGCACAAAGAATCGTTACAAAGGAGCTGTTGAACAGCGGAAATGGTGAATTTAACCATCTGATATCCCAGATGTATCCGGAGGAATACCGGTGCAGTTTAAAAATCAAGGATTATATAATGGAAACCTACCATCACGATGTAACGGAAGAAGAAACCGCATATCTGGCGGTTCACATCAAGAGAATGAGGCTGTAGAAGAAAGGAGAATCACTATATGTTTGATTCATTAAAGAAAATTTTCGGAGGAGGCGGTGAAAAAGAGAGAGAGAAGATTCTGGCCCCGGTTGAAGGAACGGTAGTACCCTTAAGCGAAGTGAATGATCCCACATTCAGCCAGGAGATACTTGGAAAGGGAGTTGCCATTGTTCCGGCAAAAGGAAGAGTTGTGGCTCCGGCCGACGGAATCCTGACAGTGGTATTTGAGACAAAGCATGCTGTCAGCATTACGACCCCGGAAGGTGCTGAGATTATTGTCCATGTAGGGCTTGATACGGTCAATTTAAAAGGGGAGCATTATACTGCATACAAAAAACAGGGAGACAAAGTGAAAGCAGGGGAGCTTCTTTTGGAATTTGATATGGAAGCCATAAAGGAAGCCGGATATGAAGTGATTACGCCGGTAATCGTTTGCAATACGCCGAATTATCCGGATATGGTATGCCATACAGGAATGCAGGTAAAGGAACTGGAACCAATCATTGAACTGTAGGTATCAAAATGAGGGAGTATTTGTATGAAATAAAAGATCCCCTGGGACTTCATGCAAGGCCGTCTTCCGTGATCTTCATGGAAGCCAGGAAGTATTCATGCAGCATTGAAGCCCAGTGGGAATCAGACAAAGCGGATTGTAAAAGCCTTTTGGCAATCATGGGGCTTGGAGCCAAAAGAGGCAGCATCATCCGGTTCCGGTTTGACGGAGAGGATGAGGATGCGGCCGTGACTGGGCTTCGCACCGTTTTGGAAGAAATGTGATCTGAGCCTGCCTGGCAGCAGGAATGGATAAAAAATGTCCGATAGGACAAAAAGAAAGGGGTTTCTTTATTATGATGAAGTATTTGCAAAAACTAGGTAAGTCCTTGATGCTTCCGGTGGCATGTTTGCCTGCGGCGGGCATCCTGATGGGGATCGGTTACTGGTTCGACCCCACCGGCTGGGGCGCAAACAGTGCTTTCGCTGCCTTTTTAATCAAGGCAGGGGGCGCCATCATTGATAACATGGCAATTCTGTTTGCTATCGGTATTGGCGTTGGTATGGCAGATGACCATGAGGGTACTGCAGCTCTGGCGGCCATTGTTTCCTGGCTGATGATTCAGACGATTCTTTCGCCTGGAGTGGTTGCCATGCTGAAAGGAATTGATGTAAGCGAAGTAAATCCTGCTTTTGGCAAGATTGGAAACCAGTTTATCGGTATCTTATCCGGTATCATCGGTTCCAGCTGCTATAACAGGTTTAAAAATACCAAGCTTCCGGATGCGCTGGCATTTTTCAGCGGCAAACGGTCTGTAGCAATTGTCACCGCTCTTGCCTCTTTGGTGGCCTGCCTTGTTTTATTCTTCATATGGCCGGTTGTATATTCCGGATTGGTTATATTTGGTAAAGGCATCCTGGGACTGGGCGCTATTGGAGCCGGTATCTATGGTTTCTTCAACCGTCTTCTGATTCCGGTAGGTCTCCATCACGCACTGAACTCCGTATTCTGGTTTGACGTTGCAGGGGTGAACGACCTTGGTAATTTCTGGTCAGGAAATGGTGTTCTGGGCCAGACAGGTCAGTACATGACAGGCTTTTTCCCGGTTATGATGTTCGGTCTTCCAGCCGCAGCTTTGGCTATGTATCATACCGCAAAGCCTGGTAAAAAGAAAAATGCATATGGTTTATTGCTTGCAGCAGCAGTATGTTCCTTCTTTACAGGCGTAACAGAGCCTCTGGAATTTGCTTTCATGTTCCTTGCTCCAGGCCTTTATTTGATCCATGCGCTTTTAACCGGTATTTCCTTAGCGATCTGCTCCCTGCTTCCCGTACGTGCAGGCTTTAACTTCAGTGCAGGTTTCGTTGACTGGGTCTTGAGCTTTAAGGCACCGATGGCTGTAAATCCACTGTTTATTATCCCGCTGGGTCTTGTTTATGCGGCTGTTTACTACGTGGTATTCCGCCTTGCAATCAAAATGTTTAACTTTAAGACTCCGGGACGGGAAGATGATGATCTGGATGAAAACACAGTTACTCTTTCCAATAACAACTATACCGCTGTAGCTGCCATCATTCTGGAAGGACTTGGCGGTAAGGATAATATCACCAGCATTGATAACTGCATTACAAGATTAAGACTGGAGATCAAGGATTATACTCTTGTAGATGAAAAGAAGATCAAATCCTCAGGTGTTGCCGGTATTATCAGGCCAGGCAAGACCAGCGTACAGGTTATTGTAGGACCTCAGGTACAGTTTGTTGCAGATGAATTTAAGAAGCTTTGCCAGTAATGAACAGGCAAAAAGCAGGGACAGATCATTGTCCCTGCTTTTTGTCCTTGAATGAGGCCTAAAAAATCCGGCTGCCTTTGGGGTCCCAAACAGGACTTGAATGAATATATTAAAATAAAAAGGTAAGATTCCGGGATATGCGTGATATATTAATTCTTGTGCTGGCACTTAGCACCGACACCTTTGTTGCCAGCATTGCTTATGGGGCAAACCGCCTGAAGATTTCCTGCGGAAAGGTTATTGCAGTGAATATGATCTGCAGCGGCTGTCTGGGGGCTGCTCTTATATTTGGAAGCGTGATCAGCGGATTGGTGCCGGAAGGTTTTGCAAAGGGGGCGGCATTTTCCTGCCTGTTTCTCCTGGGGGTGATAAAGCTTCTGGACTATACCATAAAAAAATATATTAACAGCCATGTGAATGTTCACAAGAATCTGACATTTTCTATTTCCGGTCTGAGTATCATCATAAATATTTACGGGAATCCTCTGGCTGCAGACTGGGATGATTCCAAGTCCCTGTCCTGGAAGGAAACCGTAATGTTTTCCCTGGCAATGTCTCTGGACAGTCTGATAGCCGGGGCTTTATCCGGATTTTTGATGATACCTCCGGGACTTACGACCCTTTGCGCCCTGGTTGTGGGGACTGCCGTCATGTATATCGGCCTGTTTCTGGGACATAAGCTTGCTGCGTTAAAGGGCTGGGATTTGTCCTGGCTCAGCGGCATACTGTTTTTGTTCCTTGCATTTGGAAAATTATGATGATCTGATTTAAAAATGGGGTACACTCTTTTAAATGGGTTGCACCCCATTTTTAAATGCGGTATAATCGTTATCAAAAAACAGGAGTAATCATTTATGCAGTTTACCATACCTCATTATTATAATAAATTCCGCTGTGTAGCCGGAGAGTGCCCGGATACCTGCTGTGCAGGCTGGGCCATCATGATCGATGATCTTACAAAAAGACGATACCAAATGCGAAAGGATGCTTTTGGCAGAAGGCTTAACCATTGGATTGACTGGAAAAATGGCTCCTTTAAGCAGTGCGGCGGCCGGTGCGCGTTTCTTAATAAGGACAATCTTTGCGATATCTATAAGGAGGCCGGCCCGGGAATGCTTTGCAAAACCTGCCGGGATTATCCAAGGCATATAGAAGAATTCGAGGGAGTCAGGGAAATCTCCTTATCTTTATCCTGTGAGGAAGCTGCAGGATTGATTCTTGGCTGTGAAGAACCTGTCCGATTTCTCACGAAAGAGGATGAAAGGGAGGAGTCCTATCCTGATTTTGACTTCCTTTTATTTACAAAGCTTATGGATGCAAGGGATCTGATTTTATCCTTCCTGCAGAACCGGGACTTGGACTGCCGGCTGCGCATTGCCATGGCACTGGGTTTTTCCCATGACATGCAAAGGAGGATCAATGAGGAAAAGCTGTATGAGCTGGATGAATTGATGAAACGGTATCAGGGGCTGTCCGGAGTTCAAATCGTGGAAAAGAAGATGGCTGTCCGCAGGATAGAAGACAGGATCCGTTATAAAAAGATAAAGAACTGGTTTTCTCTGTTTGGAAAGCTTGAAGTACTTAACGAGAGCTGGCCCCAATATATGGAAAATCTTAAAAGAATACTGTTTGACGCCGGTGCAGAAAGCTATGAGGAGAATAGAAAAGCCTTTCACCGGTATTTGATGGAAGAGGAGGGCCGTAAGCGCCAATGGGAGCAGTGGAGCGAACAGCTTATGGTGTACTTTATCTTTACCTATTTCTGCGGGGCTGTTTATGACGAACAGCCTTATGTAAAGGCAAAGCTTGCCGCAGTGAACACCCTTCTCATTCAGGAAATGGCTCAGGCAGTTTTTAAAAGGAATGAAGGCAGGCTGGATTTTAAGGAATTTGTACATCTGGCCCACCGGTTTTCCAGAGAGGTGGAGCATTCGGATGTGAATCTCAATACGCTGGAGGAAATATTCAGGACTGATAAACGCTTTGGTCTGGGAGAGATCCTTGGACTGCTATAGGAAATAGGGAGATAAAACGGAGATTGCCGAAGTGATTCAGGTTTTTATGGCCTGAGTCATTCCGGCAGTCTTTTTTATTTTGCTATTTTACCAGTTTTAATACTGGATCCTGTTCCTTTACGCCATCAAGGGCAAGAGACTGTACCTCCCGGTAGTTGGCCGTATTGGTGATGAGCACCGGCGTCACCACCGGATAGCCTTCTTCCTTAATCTTGTCAATATCAAATTCCACCAGCAAATCGCCGGCATTTACCTTGTCACCCACCTGGACATAAGTCTTATAATGTTTTCCTCCAAGCTGGACGGTATCCAGTCCTATGTGGATCAAAACCTCTGCTCCGTTTTCCGAAGTGACGGCAATGGCGTGTTTTGTATCAAATACAACAGAAACCGTTCCTTTTATAGGAGCTACGGCACGTCCTTTTGATGGTTCAATGGCAATTCCCTTTCCAAGCATTCCGGAAGAGAACACGCTGTCGCTTACAGATTCCAGAGGGATTGCGGTGCCTTCTATGGGAGAGCATACGATTTCTTCCAAAACTGCTTTTTCCTCAGCCGCTGCCTTTTCCTGTACTGTTTCCTTTTGGGCAGGAGAGCTGTCAGGTACGTGACCGGCTGCCTCATCTTCTTCATTGTGTCCTCCATCTAAAAGATAATCTTCCAGATTGGATTTAATGACAGTCACCCGGGGACCGTAGATTACCTGAATACCGTTTCCCTTTTTAACAACGCCGGCAGCGCCGCTTTGCTTCAGCAAGTCTTCCTGAACCTTACCAGGGTCATGTACTGTGATGCGCAGCCTGGTAGCGCAGCAATCCACATCACTGATATTGACGCTTCCTCCCAGTCCTTTCACAATAAGGGCTGAAGTTGCATCTTTTTCGGAACCGGAATCTTCCCCTTTGGATTCTTTGGAAGCATTGTAATCGGCTCTGGTGTAAAGCTTTGTTTCCTGGTCATCGTCTTCACGGCCAGGGGTCTTTAAATTTAATTTTGTGATCATGAACTTAAACAGGAAATAGTACACGATAAAGTAGACAATACCTACAAAAACAATGTTGATCCAGTTGGTTTTGGCATTTCCCTGTAATATTCCGAATAAGAACATATCAATAAAACCGCCTGAAAAGGTCATGCCTACGCCCACATTTAACATATGCATCAGCATGTAGGCTGCACCTGCAAAAACACAGTGGATTCCATAAAGGATCGGTGCAACGAAAAGAAAAGTGAATTCAATTGGCTCCGTAATGCCGGTCAGCATGGAAGTCAGTGCAGCTGACAGCAAAAGCCCGCCTACCAGCTTTCTTTTCTCCGGCTTTGCCGTATGATACATTGCAAGGGCAGCGCCTGGAAGGCCAAATATCATTAAGGGGAACTTGCCGGACATAAACCTGGTCGCGGACACACTGAAGTGACTGATTCCCTTTGTGCCTAATTCCGCAAAGAAAATATTCTGGGCGCCTTCCACCATTCGGCCTCCGACTTCTGCAGTTCCACCGACTGCTGTCTGCCAGAAAGGAAGATAGAACACATGGTGCAGGCCAAAGGGAATCAAGGCCCGTTCCATAATGCCGTATAACATGGTTCCGCCGTATCCGGAGCCTCTTACCAGATCCCCCACTGCATAGATTCCCTTCTGAACCGGAGGCCAGAGATAGAACATCAGGATACCTGCCAGCATATAGGTTACAGCAGAAATAATGGGCACAAACCGGGTTCCGCCGAAAAAGGACAGGACCTGGGGCAGTTGTATCTTATAGTAGCGGTTATGCAGGGCAGCCACACCAAGGCCCACGATAATACCTCCGAATACACCCATTTGCAATGAGTTGATTCCAAGAACAGATGCCGTTGAT
The nucleotide sequence above comes from Lacrimispora sp. BS-2. Encoded proteins:
- the licT gene encoding BglG family transcription antiterminator LicT, which translates into the protein MKIDKIINNNIVSALEPDGKEIIVMGRGIGFGMKPGKEIPEGAVEKVFRLDSQNNVDKFKELLVNLPLEHIQVSAEIINYAKSVLNRTLNQNIYITLTDHINFAIHRFKQKMKFSNPLLNEIKTFYKEEYLIGEYAIALIDRRIGISLPVDEAGFIAFHIVNAEFNTAMRDTIDITNLIQNTVGIVKDYFSMEPDEMSLNYQRFVTHLRFLAQRIVTKELLNSGNGEFNHLISQMYPEEYRCSLKIKDYIMETYHHDVTEEETAYLAVHIKRMRL
- a CDS encoding PTS glucose transporter subunit IIA; translated protein: MFDSLKKIFGGGGEKEREKILAPVEGTVVPLSEVNDPTFSQEILGKGVAIVPAKGRVVAPADGILTVVFETKHAVSITTPEGAEIIVHVGLDTVNLKGEHYTAYKKQGDKVKAGELLLEFDMEAIKEAGYEVITPVIVCNTPNYPDMVCHTGMQVKELEPIIEL
- a CDS encoding HPr family phosphocarrier protein; this encodes MYEIKDPLGLHARPSSVIFMEARKYSCSIEAQWESDKADCKSLLAIMGLGAKRGSIIRFRFDGEDEDAAVTGLRTVLEEM
- the nagE gene encoding N-acetylglucosamine-specific PTS transporter subunit IIBC — protein: MMKYLQKLGKSLMLPVACLPAAGILMGIGYWFDPTGWGANSAFAAFLIKAGGAIIDNMAILFAIGIGVGMADDHEGTAALAAIVSWLMIQTILSPGVVAMLKGIDVSEVNPAFGKIGNQFIGILSGIIGSSCYNRFKNTKLPDALAFFSGKRSVAIVTALASLVACLVLFFIWPVVYSGLVIFGKGILGLGAIGAGIYGFFNRLLIPVGLHHALNSVFWFDVAGVNDLGNFWSGNGVLGQTGQYMTGFFPVMMFGLPAAALAMYHTAKPGKKKNAYGLLLAAAVCSFFTGVTEPLEFAFMFLAPGLYLIHALLTGISLAICSLLPVRAGFNFSAGFVDWVLSFKAPMAVNPLFIIPLGLVYAAVYYVVFRLAIKMFNFKTPGREDDDLDENTVTLSNNNYTAVAAIILEGLGGKDNITSIDNCITRLRLEIKDYTLVDEKKIKSSGVAGIIRPGKTSVQVIVGPQVQFVADEFKKLCQ
- a CDS encoding manganese efflux pump — protein: MRDILILVLALSTDTFVASIAYGANRLKISCGKVIAVNMICSGCLGAALIFGSVISGLVPEGFAKGAAFSCLFLLGVIKLLDYTIKKYINSHVNVHKNLTFSISGLSIIINIYGNPLAADWDDSKSLSWKETVMFSLAMSLDSLIAGALSGFLMIPPGLTTLCALVVGTAVMYIGLFLGHKLAALKGWDLSWLSGILFLFLAFGKL
- the fliB gene encoding flagellin lysine-N-methylase is translated as MQFTIPHYYNKFRCVAGECPDTCCAGWAIMIDDLTKRRYQMRKDAFGRRLNHWIDWKNGSFKQCGGRCAFLNKDNLCDIYKEAGPGMLCKTCRDYPRHIEEFEGVREISLSLSCEEAAGLILGCEEPVRFLTKEDEREESYPDFDFLLFTKLMDARDLILSFLQNRDLDCRLRIAMALGFSHDMQRRINEEKLYELDELMKRYQGLSGVQIVEKKMAVRRIEDRIRYKKIKNWFSLFGKLEVLNESWPQYMENLKRILFDAGAESYEENRKAFHRYLMEEEGRKRQWEQWSEQLMVYFIFTYFCGAVYDEQPYVKAKLAAVNTLLIQEMAQAVFKRNEGRLDFKEFVHLAHRFSREVEHSDVNLNTLEEIFRTDKRFGLGEILGLL
- a CDS encoding glucose PTS transporter subunit IIA, with amino-acid sequence MKDKIFGVLQRVGRSFMLPIAILPVAGLFLGIGGSFTNETMLETYDLTKVMGQGTFIYAFLTVLKAAGDIVFGNLPLIFAIGVAIGMAKKEKEVAALAGAIAFFIMHASIGAMITIRGGSENMLPGSTASVLGINSLQMGVFGGIIVGLGVAALHNRYYKIQLPQVLSFFGGTRFVPIISAVTYMLAGILMFYLWPPVQKGIYAVGDLVRGSGYGGTMLYGIMERALIPFGLHHVFYLPFWQTAVGGTAEVGGRMVEGAQNIFFAELGTKGISHFSVSATRFMSGKFPLMIFGLPGAALAMYHTAKPEKRKLVGGLLLSAALTSMLTGITEPIEFTFLFVAPILYGIHCVFAGAAYMLMHMLNVGVGMTFSGGFIDMFLFGILQGNAKTNWINIVFVGIVYFIVYYFLFKFMITKLNLKTPGREDDDQETKLYTRADYNASKESKGEDSGSEKDATSALIVKGLGGSVNISDVDCCATRLRITVHDPGKVQEDLLKQSGAAGVVKKGNGIQVIYGPRVTVIKSNLEDYLLDGGHNEEDEAAGHVPDSSPAQKETVQEKAAAEEKAVLEEIVCSPIEGTAIPLESVSDSVFSSGMLGKGIAIEPSKGRAVAPIKGTVSVVFDTKHAIAVTSENGAEVLIHIGLDTVQLGGKHYKTYVQVGDKVNAGDLLVEFDIDKIKEEGYPVVTPVLITNTANYREVQSLALDGVKEQDPVLKLVK